The following proteins are encoded in a genomic region of Pungitius pungitius chromosome 17, fPunPun2.1, whole genome shotgun sequence:
- the grinaa gene encoding glutamate receptor, ionotropic, N-methyl D-aspartate-associated protein 1a (glutamate binding), which produces MSQDKSGFPVMGENNPLHNNVYGPPQPGFGMPPPNYSQAPGEPYPPATGYGQPGYPQAGPGFAPGPYPQMPYAQMPYPQGPYTQGPYQQGHPQQGFPVDPMAPTGGPGYHSEGPPSYYDNEEFTDSGFEDKTIRQAFIRKVFMVLTVQLAVTFSFVAVFTFVDEAKYFVRRNPWTYYVSYAVFFVCLIVLSCCGEFRRKHPWNLVALSILTLSLSYMVGMIASFYDTDTVIMAVGITAVVCFTVVLFSLQSKYDFTSCQGVLFVCLIVLLLFSVLCIFIRHRILHIVYASLGALLFTCFLAVDTQLLLGNKKLALSPEEYIFASLNLYTDIINIFLYILAIVGRSRE; this is translated from the exons ATGTCCCAGGACAAGAGTGGATTCCCTGTTATGGGTGAGAACAACCCGCTTCACAACAACGTCTATGGACCCCCTCAGCCGGGTTTCGGCATGCCCCCTCCTAACTACAGCCAAGCCCCCGGGGAACCGTACCCCCCAGCAACCGGATACGGACAGCCAGGCTACCCCCAGGCTGGACCGGGCTTCGCCCCTGGTCCCTACCCTCAGATGCCTTACGCTCAGATGCCCTACCCACAGGGACCCTACACTCAGGGGCCTTATCAGCAAGGACACCCACAGCAAGGCTTTCCCGTTGACCCAATGG CTCCTACCGGCGGTCCTGGTTACCATAGCGAGGGGCCTCCATCTTACTACGACAATGAGGAGTTCACCGACTCTGGCTTTGAGGACAAGACCATCAGACAAGCCTTCATCAGAAAA GTCTTCATGGTTCTCACAGTGCAGCTGGCTGTCACTTTCTCGTTTGTTGCTGTCTTCACCTTCGTCGATGAGGCCAAGTACTTTGTGCGGCGCAACCCGTGGACATACTATGTGTCCTATGCagtcttttttgtgtgtctgatcGTCCTCAGCTGTTGTGGAGAGTTCCGCCGCAAACACCCCTGGAATTTGGTCGCACTG TCCATTCTGACCCTGAGTCTCTCCTACATGGTGGGCATGATTGCCAGCTTCTATGACACAGACACTGTCATCATGGCCGTTGGCATCACTGCAGTCGTCTGCTTCACGGTCGTGCTCTTCTCACTACAG AGCAAGtatgacttcacttcctgtcagggCGTGCTGTTTGTTTGCCTGATCGTGCTGTTGCTCTTCTCCGTTCTCTGCATCTTCATCCGCCACAGGATCCTTCACATCGTTTATGCCTCACTGGGGGCCCTGCTCTTCACTTGC TTTTTGGCTGTGGACACTCAGCTTCTCCTCGGCAACAAGAAGCTGGCACTGAGTCCAGAGGAGTACATTTTTGCTTCCCTCAACCTCTACACTGACATCATCAACATTTTCCTCTACATCCTGGCTATTGTGGGACGCTCCCGTGAATGA
- the si:ch211-199g17.9 gene encoding synaptonemal complex central element protein 1: MIEMEGLDIEDMINVKLLKEGGETLECKVEHLMGKLRRLQQGKRALEEGIKELISVMDVLQKELTTLGTENYKLEGIQKEKEDLCRKLQFQCEESEQDVVRYLKQNKNIEELLDKYQCEIQELKLKHRKQRMKFENQLYQLIEQHKNLHSLFSPERLPEEIDSAENTKSQLLIAEQMKLAQLHRLHEELVEMEKQISE; the protein is encoded by the exons ATGATCGAAATGGAAG gGCTCGACATTGAAGACATGATTAATGTTAAACTACTGAAAGAAG GTGGAGAAACGCTGGAGTGCAAAGTTGAACACTTGATGGGAAAATTAAGAAGGCTGCAACAAG GTAAAAGAGCTCTGGAAGAAGGAATAAAAGAGCTAATATCTGTCATGGACGTTTTGCAGAAAGAGCTCACAACCT TAGGAACTGAAAATTACAAACTGGAAGgaatccaaaaagaaaaagaag ATTTGTGCAGGAAGCTGCAATTTCAGTGTGAGGAGTCTGAGCAGGACGTTGTGAG GTACTTGAAGCAGAACAAGAACATCGAGGAACTGCTGGATAAGTACCAATGTGAAATCCAGGAGTTGAAGCTTAAACACCGGAAGCAGCG GATGAAGTTTGAAAACCAACTTTACCAACTGATAGAGCAGCACAAGAATCTGCACTCTCTCTTT AGCCCAGAAAGGCTCCCAGAGGAAATAGACAGTGCAGAGAATACAAAAAGTCAGCTGCTGATAGCTG AACAGATGAAGTTGGCCCAGCTGCACCGCCTCCACGAGGAGCTCGTTGAGATGGAGAAACAGATATCAGAGTGA
- the fam83hb gene encoding protein FAM83H yields MAHRSQSSSVGDNPLDPNYLCPHYREEYRLAVDALIENDIQGYFEFLQKEELVSFLSQTEIEFIKSTIHTPSQTSGVPELTYHDVGQDVEGSSDTYWPMQSDLDAPGLDLGWPLPQQCFMGPTEVTALVNPPDPDMPSIKEQARRLIKNARQVIAVVMDTFTDIDIFADLLEAAARHIPVYILLDEQEAHHFVSMVVNCKVNLDMHPMVRVRTVAGITYYSCTGKSFKGQVKDRFLLADCKAVLSGNYSFMWSFEKIHRCIAHLFLGELVTSFDEEFRILFAQSEPLVIDAFNGSLAPSDSSSTSSYLGNQYGLKRTQSLRNQIGFRRQPELPAAYPYGDSDRNPALPFRRADPFRHTIEPGPGITIGKYSQQQFRLQQSYMEQGRSLVSRQMEMGNTAYNRHSYAEGTQENYSSSRQYMRQRVMNNLDETHFQREQIQSSHYYNEGPGPGSGQGHYDRLRGRPSPLPIDQYSNSSYRSDPEPPQGQGLFSSEDLRGSEGHQAPPLARRYGGDSSNKRGTIGQAYACLNSPTQPHQPDKKLSAKPSDQEHEEDDGAKQGMRSWRIQSYLSTYEDTGEEGLTQPLGPDAFEDLPPSQQPSATEYLASRFGTKEPPDVPLKPRPDTIRPRYGKPNLHEGNSKDYDPTKTKDLLPSVTDYKSFALDKKAKEAEKERERETERGVGREVGVDVKVKEAPDILLSKHESFRTRVNPLLQRSSRLRSSLIFSSSKAEMHSGSLGLKAATEADEELDTVRTSSIVAQILEKRRQLTREPSDWRKKAEEKEKEKEKERAKEKEEEMERQKEKEERERRQREQEIQLKVEAKEEPQKTSAEGKKTAAEVTTSLYMNINDPANRLQYFKDLNEKRKASKMEVESSLKATEPAEKKPDLSDKPPLKTTIPAASVSSAEPEPKKMDISAKLMELTRRSSFSSSKPPIIGKPSHLRPSETTQPPKEESAPEVPKKDIFKSLKPLPSPKLFRKDPVKFKAFNSHRSCGEEILTTDATDAEKSELKKSRSHSSSTSTHDESREGLHKVMGSNTSINTLGEGKGEGKTLDFLKKQTQRLKGFLGPKDKEKKSSGDDRSMSTVREATEDSSKKQSSSATDQTSANHKTSTGAPGPSRYQSQGSSIIYSSNLRDDTKVILEQISANSQKNRLEREEPGGDRDGDGGDKGLERQNSIKKSRFLNPHTNVQEREGLLKRMESMRKEKKVYSRFEMGNNLG; encoded by the exons ATGGCACACCGATCTCAGAGTTCATCGGTCGGTGACAACCCACTCGACCCAAACTACCTGTGCCCTCATTACCGTGAGGAGTACCGCCTAGCTGTTGATGCTCTGATAGAAAATGACATACAG GGTTACTTTGAGTTCCTCCAGAAAGAAGAGTTGGTCAGTTTCCTGTCACAGACAGAGATTGAATTTATCAAGTCAACAATCCATACGCCCAGCCAGACTTCCGGTGTGCCAGAGCTGACATACCACGACGTAGGTCAGGATGTCGAAGGCTCCTCCGACACATACTGGCCGATGCAGTCCGACCTGGACGCCCCGGGGCTGGACCTGGGCTGGCCGCTGCCACAGCAATGCTTCATGGGGCCCACGGAGGTCACTGCTCTGGTCAACCCTCCCGACCCAGACATGCCAAGCATCAAGGAGCAGGCCAGGAGACTCATCAAGAACGCACGCCAA GTTATTGCTGTGGTGATGGACACGTTCACAGATATTGACATTTTTGCGGATCTTCTGGAAGCGGCTGCCCGCCACATTCCAGTTTACATTCTGCTGGATGAGCAGGAAGCCCATCACTTTGTTTCTATGGTCGTCAACTGCAAAGTCAACTTGGACATGCATCCT ATGGTGCGGGTGAGAACTGTGGCAGGTATAACCTATTATTCCTGCACTGGGAAATCATTTAAAGGGCAGGTGAAGGATCGTTTCCTACTTGCTGACTGCAAAGCTGTACTCAGTGGCAACTACAG TTTCATGTGGTCCTTTGAGAAGATCCACCGCTGCATCGCCCACCTCTTCCTCGGGGAGCTGGTCACCTCCTTTGATGAAGAGTTTCGCATTCTCTTTGCTCAGTCAGAGCCTCTAGTCATTGACGCATTCAATGGATCACTTGCCCCGTCTGactccagcagcaccagcagttACTTGGGCAACCAGTATGGTCTGAAGAGGACCCAGTCTTTGCGTAACCAGATAGGTTTCCGCAGGCAGCCTGAGCTTCCCGCTGCCTACCCCTATGGAGACTCCGATCGTAACCCCGCACTTCCTTTCCGAAGGGCTGATCCATTTCGCCACACCATTGAACCTGGTCCAGGAATTACAATTGGAAAATATTCCCAGCAACAGTTTCGTCTTCAGCAGTCATACATGGAGCAGGGGAGGTCCCTGGTTTCCAGACAAATGGAGATGGGTAACACCGCCTACAACAGGCACAGCTATGCAGAGGGGACCCAGGAAAACTACTCATCTTCGAGGCAGTACATGAGGCAAAGAGTCATGAATAATCTGGATGAGACCCATTTCCAAAG GGAGCAGATCCAAAGTAGCCATTACTACAATGAAGGGCCCGGGCCGGGATCTGGCCAAGGACACTATGACAGACTTCGAGGTCGTCCTTCACCACTCCCCATTGACCAGTATTCAAATTCTAGCTATCGCTCAGATCCAGAGCCACCACAAGGCCAGGGCTTATTTTCCTCTGAGGACTTGAGAGGATCTGAGGGACACCAGGCACCTCCATTAGCTAGGAGGTATGGAGGAGATTCTTCCAATAAAAGGGGAACCATCGGTCAGGCATATGCCTGCCTGAATTCACCCACGCAGCCCCACCAACCGGACAAGAAACTGTCTGCCAAACCATCAGATCAAGAGCATGAGGAAGATGATGGTGCTAAGCAAGGCATGAGGAGTTGGAGAATCCAATCTTATCTAAGCACTTATGAGGACACTGGAGAGGAAGGTCTGACTCAACCTTTGGGGCCTGATGCGTTTGAAGATCTTCCACCGTCTCAGCAGCCATCTGCCACTGAATATTTGGCTTCTCGCTTTGGAACAAAGGAGCCACCAGATGTTCCTCTAAAACCCCGACCAGATACCATTAGGCCACGTTATGGAAAGCCCAACTTACACGAGGGCAACAGCAAAGACTATGACCCAACCAAAACCAAGGATCTGCTTCCATCAGTCACTGACTATAAATCGTTTGCACTGGACAAAAAGGCCAAGGAGGCTgagaaggaaagggagagagaaacagaaagggGTGTGGGAAGGGAGGTGGGTGTAGACGTAAAGGTGAAAGAAGCTCCAGATATCCTCCTGTCCAAACACGAATCATTCCGTACACGTGTTAACCCACTCCTTCAGCGTAGCTCTCGCCTGCGTTCGTCGCTCATATTCTCGTCTTCCAAAGCAGAGATGCACAGTGGTAGCCTTGGCCTAAAAGCAGCAACAGAGGCAGACGAAGAGCTGGACACAGTGCGCACTTCCTCGATTGTGGCCCAGATCCTAGAGAAGAGACGGCAATTGACTCGTGAGCCTTCCGATTGGAGAAAGAAggcagaagaaaaggagaaggagaaagagaaagaaagggcaaaagagaaggaggaagaaatggagaggcagaaagaaaaagaggaaagagagcgACGACAAAGGGAACAAGAGATTCAATTGAAGGTTGAAGCTAAAGAAGAACCTCAGAAAACCAGCGCAGAGGGAAAGAAGACAGCAGCTGAAGTCACAACATCATTATATATGAATATCAATGACCCAGCAAATAGACTTCAGTATTTCAAAGACctgaatgaaaaaaggaaagccTCAAAAATGGAGGTCGAGTCCTCTCTAAAAGCCACAGAGCCTGCTGAAAAAAAGCCAGACCTTTCTGATAAACCTCCCCTAAAAACTACGATCCCAGCTGCCTCCGTTAGCTCAGCAGAGCCTGAACCCAAGAAGATGGACATCTCTGCAAAACTGATGGAGCTCACTCGCAGATCTTCATTTAGTTCCTCAAAACCACCCATAATCGGCAAGCCGAGCCACCTGCGGCCTTCGGAGACCACTCAACCACCTAAAGAGGAAAGTGCACCTGAGGTTCCAAAAAAGGACATATTCAAGTCTCTAAAGCCGCTCCCTTCACCTAAGTTATTTAGGAAGGATCCGGTGAAGTTCAAAGCCTTTAATTCTCATCGCTCCTGCGGTGAAGAGATTCTGACCACAGACGCGACGGATGCAGAAAAGAGTGAACTAAAAAAGAGCCGCTCTCATAGTTCTTCAACCTCGACACATGACGAATCCAGGGAAGGACTGCACAAAGTAATGGGATCTAACACATCCATCAATACGCTTGGGGAAGGGAAGGGTGAGGGGAAGACACTTGACTTCTTAAAGAAGCAGACTCAGAGGCTAAAGGGATTCCTGGGGCCCaaggacaaagaaaagaaatcttcCGGGGACGACAGGAGCATGAGCACCGTCAGAGAGGCCACTGAAGATTCCAGCAAAAAGCAGAGTTCATCAGCTACGGACCAAACTTCAGCCAATCACAAGACATCGACTGGCGCTCCGGGCCCATCTCGATACCAGAGCCAGGGCAGCTCCATCATCTACAGCAGCAACCTGCGAGATGACACCAAGGTCATTCTGGAGCAGATCTCGGCCAACAGCCAGAAGAACCGACTAGAGCGAGAAGAGCCGGGAGGGGACCGAGACGGTGACGGAGGGGACAAGGGGCTGGAGAGACAAAACTCCATCAAAAAGAGTCGGTTCCTGAATCCACACACCAACGTCCAGGAGCGGGAGGGGTTACTGAAGAGGATGGAGAGtatgaggaaggagaagaaggtctACAGCCGCTTTGAG ATGGGGAATAACTTGGGATAA